The following are encoded in a window of Ferribacterium limneticum genomic DNA:
- a CDS encoding MFS transporter — MAEGGVASGASGFQIIALGTAQTIAWASSAYLPAVISQPVAHTLGVSTSTVFAAYSFGLLVMAALGPVIGRSIDRHGGRGVLCFSNVAFVAGLLLLASASSVVMLFAAWAVIGAGMALGLYDAAFAALVRQHGMQARQSITGITLLAGFASTIGWPLTSAVVAASDWPTACLMWAAAHLLIALPLNWLTLSPATSLLPSAELASATAHPDDIAGSRRAFVLVAVFGTATSFVTSAMAAHLPGLLQALGVAAGLAIAASALVGPAQVAARAIEFVASKRLRVHPLSTARVAVSLHPVGGLVLLIAGGMSWAPAVFALLHGAGNGLITIAKGTLPLALFGASGYGVRQGVLAIGQRLAQAAAPFLLALILEHWGGGVAILLTGALSGIGLLALAGIKRTASAAPIQ, encoded by the coding sequence ATGGCTGAAGGCGGAGTGGCGAGCGGTGCGTCCGGTTTCCAGATAATTGCGTTGGGAACGGCGCAGACCATCGCCTGGGCTTCATCGGCTTATTTGCCGGCGGTGATCAGCCAGCCTGTCGCGCACACTCTTGGCGTTTCGACCTCCACGGTATTTGCGGCGTATTCGTTCGGCTTGCTGGTCATGGCGGCACTCGGGCCGGTTATCGGGCGCAGCATTGATCGGCATGGCGGGCGCGGGGTGCTGTGCTTTTCCAATGTCGCGTTTGTCGCCGGCCTGCTCCTGCTTGCTTCGGCGTCCAGTGTGGTCATGCTGTTTGCGGCGTGGGCCGTGATCGGCGCTGGCATGGCGCTCGGCCTCTACGATGCGGCGTTTGCCGCGCTCGTCCGGCAGCATGGCATGCAGGCCCGGCAGTCGATTACCGGGATTACCCTGCTTGCCGGCTTCGCCAGCACCATAGGCTGGCCGCTGACCTCGGCCGTGGTCGCCGCCAGCGACTGGCCGACGGCCTGTCTGATGTGGGCTGCGGCGCATCTGCTGATTGCCCTGCCGCTCAACTGGCTGACGCTGTCGCCGGCGACCAGCCTCTTGCCGTCGGCCGAACTGGCGTCTGCGACGGCGCACCCGGACGACATTGCGGGCAGCCGACGGGCATTTGTCCTGGTGGCTGTTTTTGGCACGGCGACGTCGTTTGTCACCTCGGCCATGGCGGCGCATCTGCCCGGCCTGTTGCAGGCGCTGGGCGTCGCCGCCGGCCTGGCGATTGCCGCCTCGGCGCTGGTCGGGCCGGCCCAGGTGGCGGCGCGGGCCATCGAGTTTGTCGCCAGCAAGCGCCTGCGGGTTCATCCGCTGAGTACGGCGCGGGTGGCCGTCAGCTTGCATCCGGTAGGCGGCCTGGTCCTGCTGATCGCCGGCGGGATGTCCTGGGCGCCGGCCGTCTTTGCCCTTCTGCACGGTGCCGGCAACGGCCTGATCACCATCGCCAAGGGCACCCTGCCGCTGGCCCTGTTCGGCGCCAGCGGCTACGGCGTCCGGCAGGGCGTGCTGGCCATCGGTCAGCGTCTGGCCCAGGCTGCCGCGCCGTTTCTGCTGGCGCTCATTCTTGAACATTGGGGCGGTGGCGTCGCCATCCTGCTCACCGGCGCTTTGTCGGGCATCGGTCTGCTTGCCCTGGCCGGCATCAAAAGAACGGCCTCAGCGGCGCCGATTCAATAA
- a CDS encoding hemolysin family protein, whose protein sequence is MGSSFLLVLLALVLVVLNGFFVAAEFGLVKLRQSRVKAIAKKYGWRGRILARVHQDLEAYLSACQLGITLASLGLGWIGEPAFADLLRPLLSTFGVVGEELVHGIAFAVAFFIISYLHIVVGELAPKSMAIRVTEKVGLWTAPGLYAFYWAMYPAIWVLNHSANWVLRKVNLDVNTGHDTHYSAEELKVILRSSRANADFTGDEWRVLAQALDFRDLEVADLMRPFSEAVPLSETDDIEVSLERIVQHRFSRYPYLAEDGHAKGVVHLKDIFIALRKDPDLNTLDKLVRPVVVVSPSLSATELFRRFRKGAPHFAVVAYNDGHPIGFITLDNLLGALVGEIRDEFRQTHNEWSRLDDGSLIGKGSLPIFTLERTLGIDIDEAGVDSVGGLILQQLGALPEEGQRISFPQFDAVVKKMIGPRIVLIRIIPKTDNPS, encoded by the coding sequence ATGGGTAGTAGTTTCTTGCTGGTCCTGCTGGCGCTTGTTCTCGTCGTTTTGAACGGCTTTTTTGTTGCCGCCGAGTTCGGCCTGGTAAAACTGCGCCAGAGCCGGGTCAAGGCGATTGCCAAGAAATACGGCTGGCGTGGTCGCATTCTGGCCAGGGTCCATCAGGATCTGGAAGCCTACCTGTCGGCCTGCCAGCTCGGCATCACCCTCGCCTCGCTCGGCCTGGGCTGGATCGGCGAGCCGGCCTTTGCCGATCTGCTGCGCCCGCTGCTCAGCACCTTCGGCGTGGTCGGTGAGGAACTGGTACATGGCATCGCCTTTGCCGTCGCTTTCTTCATCATTTCCTACTTGCACATCGTGGTCGGCGAACTGGCCCCCAAATCGATGGCCATCCGCGTCACCGAGAAGGTCGGGCTGTGGACGGCGCCCGGGTTGTACGCCTTCTACTGGGCGATGTATCCGGCCATCTGGGTGTTGAATCACAGTGCCAACTGGGTTCTGCGCAAGGTCAATCTGGATGTGAATACCGGTCACGACACCCACTACTCGGCGGAAGAGCTCAAGGTCATTCTCCGCTCGTCACGGGCCAATGCCGATTTCACCGGCGACGAGTGGCGGGTCCTGGCCCAGGCGCTCGATTTTCGCGACCTCGAGGTCGCCGACCTGATGCGGCCGTTCAGCGAAGCCGTGCCGCTGTCGGAAACGGACGACATCGAGGTCAGCCTCGAGCGGATCGTGCAGCATCGTTTCAGCCGCTATCCCTATCTGGCCGAGGATGGTCACGCCAAGGGCGTAGTCCATCTGAAAGACATCTTCATCGCCCTGCGTAAGGATCCGGACCTCAACACGCTGGACAAACTGGTACGGCCGGTCGTCGTCGTTTCGCCGAGTCTTTCGGCGACCGAGCTGTTTCGCCGCTTTCGCAAGGGGGCGCCGCATTTTGCCGTGGTCGCCTACAACGACGGCCATCCGATCGGCTTCATCACGCTCGACAACCTGCTCGGTGCCTTGGTCGGCGAGATTCGCGACGAATTCCGCCAGACCCACAACGAGTGGTCTAGGCTCGATGATGGCTCGCTGATCGGCAAGGGCAGTCTGCCCATCTTCACGCTCGAGCGGACGTTGGGCATCGATATCGACGAAGCCGGCGTTGATTCGGTTGGCGGTCTCATCCTGCAGCAATTGGGCGCCCTGCCGGAAGAAGGACAACGCATCTCCTTTCCCCAGTTTGACGCCGTGGTGAAGAAGATGATCGGACCGCGGATCGTGCTCATTCGGATTATTCCGAAGACGGACAATCCATCCTGA
- a CDS encoding (2Fe-2S) ferredoxin domain-containing protein: MSYFKHHVFFCCNQRAAGEACCNARGATEMQTYAKDRIAQLKMKGEGKVRINKAGCMDRCDQGPVMVVYPEAVWYTYIDKEDVEEIIQEHLINGRVVERLKI; the protein is encoded by the coding sequence ATGAGCTACTTCAAACACCACGTTTTTTTCTGTTGCAACCAGCGCGCAGCCGGCGAAGCCTGCTGCAACGCCCGCGGTGCGACGGAAATGCAGACCTACGCCAAGGACCGCATTGCCCAGCTCAAGATGAAAGGCGAGGGCAAGGTGCGCATCAACAAGGCCGGCTGCATGGACCGCTGCGATCAAGGCCCGGTCATGGTCGTCTACCCGGAAGCCGTCTGGTATACCTATATTGACAAGGAAGACGTCGAAGAAATCATCCAGGAACACCTGATCAACGGCCGTGTCGTCGAGCGCCTGAAGATATGA
- a CDS encoding alpha/beta hydrolase: MRAPEEKILIDGPVGKIEVIMERPDAPRGIALIAHPHPMGGGANTNKVAYTLARTFVSLGYAAFRPNFRGVGGTEGVHDEGHGEVDDLLAVIEDAKCRCGNLPIALAGFSFGAYCQTRVAKRLVDAGHPAQRLVLVGTAAGHVEGSRQYDTEAVPHDTIVIHGSDDTLVPPANVYAWALPLDLPVVVVPGADHFFHRRLHLIRDIVTRAWRH, translated from the coding sequence ATGAGAGCCCCCGAAGAGAAAATCCTGATCGACGGCCCGGTCGGCAAGATCGAGGTCATCATGGAACGTCCGGACGCCCCCAGGGGCATCGCGCTGATCGCCCACCCGCACCCGATGGGCGGCGGCGCCAACACCAACAAGGTCGCCTACACGCTGGCCCGCACTTTCGTCAGCCTTGGCTACGCTGCCTTCCGCCCGAATTTCCGCGGCGTTGGTGGCACGGAGGGCGTCCATGATGAAGGCCATGGCGAAGTTGACGACCTGCTCGCCGTCATCGAAGACGCCAAGTGCCGCTGCGGCAACCTGCCCATCGCGCTGGCCGGTTTCTCGTTTGGTGCCTATTGCCAGACCCGCGTCGCCAAGCGCCTCGTCGACGCCGGCCACCCGGCCCAGCGCCTCGTGCTGGTCGGCACCGCCGCCGGCCACGTCGAAGGCAGCCGCCAATACGACACCGAAGCCGTGCCGCACGACACCATCGTCATCCACGGTTCCGACGACACGCTGGTGCCGCCGGCCAACGTCTATGCCTGGGCCTTGCCGCTCGACCTGCCGGTCGTCGTCGTACCCGGCGCCGATCACTTCTTCCACCGTCGCCTGCACCTCATCCGCGACATCGTGACGCGCGCATGGCGGCACTAG